The following proteins are encoded in a genomic region of Rhinoraja longicauda isolate Sanriku21f chromosome 14, sRhiLon1.1, whole genome shotgun sequence:
- the LOC144599847 gene encoding histamine H2 receptor-like, translating to MITLITIFGNVLVCLVVGLNRKLQSHTNSLIVSLAATDLLLGLLVMPFSTILQLLNSEWPFGSTFCNIYTSLDVMLSTASILNLFAISLERYLAVTAPLRYNMVITPKRVIISLVFIWCISIMFSFLPINLGWNSKDSLTQRSNETNQCHLEMNTSYAIVDAFITFYVPLAIMCLTYYKIFKIAREQAKRISSATRSTLPSLKEHKATVTLATVMGVFIICWFPYFTVFLHAGISGIQSDKTVFAVVLWLGYVNSALNPMVYAALNRDFRMAYQKLLFCRKRNACHRGLPNNYQAGQSRNKQCHQLVRIVDDNEPTSSDNTTNKDTCLCTEDSERKVHRTL from the coding sequence ATGATTACACTAATAACCATCTTCGGCAATGTGTTGGTGTGCTTAGTGGTGGGTTTGAACCGTAAACTCCAGAGCCACACTAACTCTTTAATTGTGTCCCTGGCAGCAACCGACTTACTGCTGGGTTTGTTGGTCATGCCTTTCTCGACAATCTTGCAACTACTTAATTCAGAGTGGCCTTTTGGGTCCACTTTCTGCAATATCTACACCAGCTTGGACGTCATGTTGTCCACCGCTTCCATCCTCAATCTGTTTGCGATCAGCCTCGAGCGTTACCTCGCAGTCACCGCCCCTCTGAGGTACAACATGGTCATTACTCCAAAGAGGGTCATCATCTCACTCGTCTTCATTTGGTGTATCTCCATCATGTTTTCCTTTTTGCCCATCAACCTGGGATGGAATAGCAAAGACTCATTAACGCAACGCTCAAATGAGACCAATCAGTGCCACTTGGAGATGAACACATCGTATGCCATTGTGGATGCTTTTATCACCTTTTATGTCCCCTTAGCCATCATGTGCCTAACTTATTACAAAATATTCAAAATTGCAAGAGAGCAAGCCAAAAGAATCAGCTCTGCCACCAGAAGTACATTGCCAAGTCTGAAGGAGCATAAAGCAACGGTAACTCTAGCAACCGTGATGGGAGTCTTCATTATTTGCTGGTTCCCTTATTTTACAGTGTTTCTCCATGCAGGAATTTCAGGGATTCAATCTGATAAGACCGTCTTTGCTGTGGTGCTATGGTTGGGTTATGTCAACTCGGCTCTGAACCCCATGGTTTATGCAGCCCTCAACCGGGATTTCCGCATGGCATACCAGAAGCTACTGTTTTGCAGGAAGAGGAATGCATGCCACAGGGGCTtacccaacaactatcaggccgGTCAATCTAGGAACAAACAGTGTCACCAGCTGGTCCGAATCGTGGATGATAACGAGCCTACTAGTTCAGACAATACTACCAACAAAGATACTTGTCTCTGCACTGAAGACTCTGAAAG